A single Aminobacterium mobile DSM 12262 DNA region contains:
- a CDS encoding TAXI family TRAP transporter solute-binding subunit gives MRTHVKAFVVFLTLFFVLGMSSSVMAVERYSLATGGTAGTYYPIGSAIASIITKYVPDIEVTAESTGASVANLKMIREGKVEMIMGASNTSYGAYSGQAPFEKEPVDNIRGIACLYPEIFQFVVLKDSNLKSINDLAGKKVAVGAPGSGTERTAKMVLEAHGLSYDKFNPQFLNFGEAITALKDRLIDCAIIGSGIPTSAVVDASTTLDISLLTLDSDIMQNFLKDRSYLTMITIPGGTYRGVDIDTMAVASPALLIVRKDISEEAVYQITKAFFDHLDVVADSHAQGKMIRFETALSAMSIPLHSGAAKYYTEKGVDITGWVIE, from the coding sequence ATGAGAACGCACGTAAAGGCTTTTGTTGTTTTTCTCACGTTGTTTTTTGTTCTTGGAATGTCATCTTCAGTTATGGCAGTAGAACGGTACTCTCTTGCGACAGGAGGAACAGCAGGAACATATTACCCTATCGGATCAGCTATTGCTTCAATTATTACTAAATATGTGCCAGACATAGAGGTTACAGCCGAGTCAACAGGTGCTTCAGTAGCAAACCTGAAAATGATTCGTGAAGGGAAAGTCGAAATGATAATGGGGGCTTCCAATACAAGTTACGGCGCCTACAGTGGACAAGCTCCCTTCGAAAAAGAACCTGTTGATAACATTCGCGGAATTGCATGCCTCTATCCAGAAATATTCCAGTTCGTTGTTTTAAAAGATTCGAATCTAAAAAGCATTAATGACTTAGCCGGTAAAAAAGTCGCGGTAGGAGCCCCTGGAAGCGGAACGGAACGGACAGCAAAAATGGTTCTTGAAGCTCACGGCCTAAGCTACGACAAATTTAATCCTCAGTTTTTAAACTTTGGCGAGGCTATTACCGCATTAAAAGACCGCCTCATCGACTGTGCCATTATTGGTTCAGGAATTCCTACTTCAGCAGTAGTAGATGCCTCTACAACCCTTGATATCAGCCTGCTTACCCTTGATTCAGATATTATGCAAAACTTTTTAAAAGATCGCTCATATCTCACGATGATCACTATTCCAGGAGGAACATATCGTGGTGTCGATATCGACACTATGGCTGTAGCCAGCCCCGCCCTTCTTATTGTCCGCAAAGATATTAGCGAAGAGGCCGTATATCAAATTACCAAGGCCTTCTTTGATCACCTAGATGTTGTTGCCGACTCTCACGCCCAAGGGAAAATGATCCGGTTTGAAACCGCCCTCAGCGCCATGTCTATTCCCCTTCATTCCGGCGCCGCAAAATATTACACAGAAAAAGGAGTAGACATAACTGGTTGGGTTATTGAGTAA
- a CDS encoding MurR/RpiR family transcriptional regulator, producing MHNRKQKVSVVGENIKKDLFEYMQEASQSFPSQQKAVCDYILAHYQQTAFMKAEDVALATKTSTATVLRTAGSLGFKSYTALKEALQQVLFASTTPPPLDRLRENIAGDSELNVLEQVIKDNIQSLQGLYSQHLAESFPQAIRIMQKASRIYILGLRSTRGLAVYLHALLHQLFRNVYLADASGSDNLFDELYDMTQDDVFIALMAGSPHYTKRTINAVKYAHERSIPVILITNSLSNVAVPLASAALLAPQNTSHYSTVTLVTIIDALVFQLGRVKAEDARPKLENLGDLLLRNDISV from the coding sequence ATGCATAATAGAAAGCAAAAAGTTTCTGTTGTGGGAGAAAACATAAAAAAGGATTTATTTGAATATATGCAGGAGGCGAGCCAAAGTTTTCCTTCTCAGCAAAAAGCTGTTTGTGACTACATTCTTGCCCATTATCAACAAACAGCTTTTATGAAGGCGGAGGATGTTGCTCTCGCTACAAAAACGAGTACTGCCACTGTCCTTCGTACGGCGGGAAGTTTGGGGTTTAAGAGCTATACAGCCTTAAAGGAGGCGCTTCAGCAGGTTCTTTTCGCTTCAACGACACCGCCGCCTCTCGACAGACTTCGGGAAAATATAGCAGGGGATTCGGAACTAAATGTGCTCGAACAAGTTATAAAAGACAACATTCAGAGTTTGCAGGGATTATATAGCCAGCATCTGGCGGAGAGTTTTCCTCAAGCAATTCGGATTATGCAGAAAGCGTCAAGAATATATATTTTAGGGTTACGTTCAACCCGTGGCCTTGCCGTATATCTTCATGCCCTTCTTCACCAGTTGTTTAGAAATGTGTATCTTGCCGATGCCTCGGGATCTGATAATTTATTTGATGAATTATATGACATGACTCAAGATGACGTTTTTATCGCCTTAATGGCTGGGAGTCCTCACTATACAAAGCGGACTATTAATGCCGTGAAATATGCTCATGAGCGTTCTATTCCTGTTATATTGATCACAAATAGCCTTTCGAATGTGGCCGTTCCTTTGGCATCTGCCGCTCTCTTAGCCCCGCAGAATACAAGTCATTATTCTACGGTAACTCTCGTAACGATTATTGATGCCCTTGTTTTTCAACTTGGTCGTGTCAAGGCAGAGGACGCCCGTCCAAAGCTGGAAAACCTAGGTGACCTGTTGTTAAGAAATGATATTTCAGTTTAG